Proteins from one Coregonus clupeaformis isolate EN_2021a chromosome 29, ASM2061545v1, whole genome shotgun sequence genomic window:
- the LOC121576679 gene encoding heat shock factor-binding protein 1, which yields MAETDPKSVQDLTNVVQTLLQQMQDKFQTMSDQIIGRIDEMSTRIDDLEKNIADLMTQAGVEEIEGVKEPQVKEGQGS from the exons ATGGCAGAAACGGATCCAAAGTCAGTTCAGGACCTTACCAATGTG GTCCAGACACTGCTGCAACAGATGCAGGACAAGTTCCAGACCATGTCAGACCAGATCATCGGAAGAA TCGACGAGATGAGCACCCGCATCGATGACCTGGAGAAGAACATTGCTGACCTCATGACCCAGGCAGGCGTTGAGGAGATCGAGGGGGTCAAAGAGCCACAAGTCAAAGAAGGACAAGGGTCATGA